One stretch of Halobacillus litoralis DNA includes these proteins:
- the lysS gene encoding lysine--tRNA ligase produces MTEELNEHMRVRRDKMNTHREQGIDPFGDKFDRTDYAQDLIEKYDQYTKEELEEKQFPTTIAGRIMTKRGKGKAGFAHIQDLTGQIQLYVRKDEIGEEAYDNLFKSADLGDIVGVTGVMFKTNVGELSVKAADYQLLTKSLRPLPEKFHGLQDVEQRYRQRYLDLITNPDSRDTFVLRSKIIQSMRRYLDGLGFLEVETPLMHGIAGGASARPFITHHNALDMQLYMRIAIELHLKRLIVGGLEKVYEIGRVFRNEGISTRHNPEFTMIELYEAYADYHDIMNLTENMVAHIAKEVLGTTKVTYNEQEIDLEPEWTRLHMVDAIKEHTGVDFWEQMSDDQAKELAKEHGIDIGDTMTFGHIVNEFFEQRVEEKLIQPTFIYGHPTEISPLAKKNPEDGRFTDRFELFIVGREHANAFSELNDPIDQRERFEAQLKEREEGNDEAHMMDEDFLEALEYGMPPTGGLGIGIDRLVMLLTDSPSIRDVLLFPQMRNRES; encoded by the coding sequence ATGACAGAAGAACTCAATGAACATATGCGGGTGCGTCGCGATAAGATGAATACTCACCGCGAGCAGGGCATCGACCCATTCGGTGACAAATTCGACCGCACGGATTACGCCCAAGACTTAATAGAGAAGTACGATCAATATACGAAAGAAGAACTGGAGGAAAAGCAATTCCCAACAACCATCGCTGGACGAATCATGACGAAGCGTGGAAAAGGAAAAGCGGGTTTTGCACATATTCAGGACCTTACTGGCCAAATTCAACTTTATGTCCGTAAAGATGAAATTGGAGAAGAAGCTTACGACAATCTATTCAAATCTGCTGATTTAGGAGATATCGTAGGAGTTACAGGTGTGATGTTCAAGACAAACGTAGGAGAACTTTCCGTGAAAGCAGCAGACTATCAATTGCTTACGAAGTCTCTACGTCCACTTCCTGAAAAATTCCATGGCCTGCAAGATGTCGAGCAGCGTTATCGTCAGCGTTACTTAGATCTTATAACAAATCCTGATAGCAGAGACACGTTTGTTCTGCGCAGTAAGATCATTCAGTCCATGCGTCGTTATCTAGATGGGTTAGGTTTCTTAGAAGTAGAAACTCCATTGATGCATGGGATCGCAGGTGGAGCTTCAGCCCGACCTTTCATTACACATCACAATGCACTGGATATGCAGTTGTATATGCGTATCGCTATTGAGCTGCATTTGAAGCGTTTGATTGTAGGTGGATTGGAAAAAGTATACGAAATCGGACGTGTATTCCGTAATGAAGGAATCTCTACTCGTCACAACCCTGAGTTTACGATGATTGAGCTGTATGAAGCCTATGCTGATTACCACGACATCATGAACCTGACGGAAAACATGGTTGCTCATATCGCTAAAGAGGTTCTTGGTACAACGAAAGTCACGTACAATGAACAAGAAATTGATCTAGAGCCAGAGTGGACACGCCTTCATATGGTAGATGCTATCAAAGAACACACAGGTGTAGACTTCTGGGAGCAAATGTCTGATGATCAAGCGAAAGAGCTTGCTAAAGAACATGGTATTGATATTGGAGATACGATGACATTCGGTCATATTGTGAATGAATTCTTTGAGCAGCGCGTAGAGGAAAAACTAATTCAGCCTACCTTTATTTATGGGCACCCGACTGAGATCTCTCCTCTTGCAAAGAAGAATCCCGAGGATGGAAGATTTACGGATCGATTTGAATTGTTCATCGTTGGACGCGAACATGCGAATGCTTTCTCTGAGTTGAATGATCCGATCGATCAACGGGAACGTTTTGAAGCTCAGTTGAAAGAAAGAGAAGAAGGAAATGATGAAGCACATATGATGGATGAAGACTTCCTTGAGGCTCTTGAATATGGAATGCCTCCAACGGGTGGTTTAGGAATCGGAATCGATCGTCTAGTCATGCTCCTGACAGACTCTCCTTCTATTCGTGACGTTCTGCTGTTCCCACAAATGAGAAATCGTGAATCATAA
- the folK gene encoding 2-amino-4-hydroxy-6-hydroxymethyldihydropteridine diphosphokinase translates to MNIAYIALGSNISPRESYLKDAISLLEEHEDITVLKKSAIYETAPVGYTEQNDFLNMAIQVETELSPSLLLEYCQGIEQGLGRKRVIKWGPRTIDLDILLYNQEHMKTEQLTIPHPHMHERAFVMVPLADVDAQAYLPHLQQTAGEVLGLLPSEEVRSMSKWGRV, encoded by the coding sequence ATGAATATCGCTTATATTGCTTTAGGTTCGAATATTTCACCACGGGAATCGTATCTCAAAGACGCTATTTCTCTGCTTGAGGAGCATGAGGATATAACCGTCTTAAAAAAATCGGCGATCTATGAAACAGCCCCTGTCGGATACACAGAACAAAACGACTTTTTAAATATGGCCATTCAAGTGGAAACAGAATTGTCCCCTTCTTTATTGCTGGAGTACTGCCAGGGCATTGAACAGGGACTGGGGAGAAAACGTGTGATAAAATGGGGACCGCGGACGATTGACCTCGATATTTTGCTTTATAATCAGGAACATATGAAAACAGAGCAATTAACGATTCCTCATCCTCATATGCACGAACGGGCATTTGTTATGGTCCCGTTAGCAGATGTGGATGCTCAAGCTTATCTCCCTCATTTACAACAAACAGCAGGAGAAGTTCTTGGATTACTTCCTTCAGAAGAAGTGAGAAGCATGAGCAAGTGGGGGAGAGTTTAG
- the folB gene encoding dihydroneopterin aldolase has product MDKIYVNQMEFWGYHGLFPEENKLGQRFYVDLEIELDLKPAAESDDMTKSIDYGAIYEVTKKTVEGKRHKLVETVAEKIASELFTEFPLLEGCLVKVYKPDPPIPGHYKSVAIEIYRRPER; this is encoded by the coding sequence TTGGATAAAATATATGTGAATCAAATGGAGTTCTGGGGATATCATGGTCTCTTTCCGGAAGAGAACAAACTAGGGCAACGATTCTATGTGGATCTTGAGATTGAGTTGGACTTGAAGCCGGCGGCTGAATCTGATGATATGACAAAATCAATTGATTATGGTGCCATTTACGAGGTCACTAAAAAAACAGTGGAAGGGAAACGCCACAAGCTCGTCGAAACAGTGGCGGAAAAGATAGCGAGTGAACTTTTCACTGAGTTCCCGCTGTTGGAAGGGTGCCTCGTAAAAGTATATAAGCCTGACCCTCCAATTCCGGGGCATTATAAATCCGTGGCGATTGAGATCTATCGGAGACCGGAAAGATGA
- the folP gene encoding dihydropteroate synthase: MHTKLRTSEKTFDLTKETLVMGILNITPDSFSDGGLYFNLDHAVKQAKIMEEDGAHIIDIGGESTRPGHQPVTAEEELARVVPAIQAVKKASHLPISIDTYKAEVAEKAIQAGASIINDVWGARKEPAIADVAARYGVPIILTHNRSDRNYVSLLEDMKNDLRKSIKIAKDAGVEDENIILDPGIGFAKTQAQNLEVMRNLAALKELGYPILLGTSMKSFIGTALDLPKDERMEGTGATVCYGVAQGMDIVRVHDVKPIVRMTKMMDAMLGKGEGIG, encoded by the coding sequence ATGCACACCAAATTAAGAACTTCTGAAAAAACGTTCGATTTAACAAAGGAAACTCTTGTGATGGGGATACTAAATATTACACCCGATTCTTTTTCTGACGGAGGGCTTTACTTCAATCTCGATCACGCTGTAAAACAAGCGAAGATAATGGAGGAAGATGGTGCTCATATCATTGATATCGGTGGTGAATCCACTCGTCCTGGTCATCAGCCTGTAACGGCTGAGGAGGAACTGGCGCGAGTCGTGCCTGCGATTCAGGCGGTTAAAAAAGCCAGTCACCTTCCTATTTCCATTGATACTTATAAAGCAGAAGTGGCTGAAAAGGCGATTCAGGCGGGTGCGTCGATCATCAATGATGTATGGGGGGCGCGTAAGGAACCTGCCATTGCTGATGTTGCTGCTCGTTATGGTGTCCCGATCATCCTTACACATAACCGGTCAGACAGAAATTACGTGTCTTTATTGGAAGACATGAAAAATGACCTCCGAAAAAGCATTAAAATAGCCAAGGATGCGGGTGTTGAGGATGAGAATATCATCCTCGATCCAGGTATTGGTTTTGCGAAAACCCAAGCACAAAACTTGGAGGTCATGCGAAACTTAGCAGCATTAAAAGAGCTCGGATACCCGATTTTGTTAGGAACCTCCATGAAATCATTTATTGGTACAGCCCTGGATCTTCCGAAAGATGAACGGATGGAAGGGACAGGTGCAACCGTCTGTTATGGAGTGGCACAAGGCATGGATATTGTGAGGGTACATGATGTGAAGCCTATTGTACGAATGACAAAAATGATGGATGCTATGCTCGGGAAGGGTGAAGGAATTGGATAA
- the cysK gene encoding cysteine synthase A — translation MRIVNNVSELVGQTPLVKLNGSAEEDSAEIYLKLEYMNPGSSVKDRIALSMIEEAEKDGSLKNGDTIVEPTSGNTGIGLAMIAAAKGYNAILVMPDTMSQERRNLLRAYGAELVLTPGSEGMKGAIKKAAELQEQKGYFMPQQFNNEANPLIHEKTTGPEIVEQMGDQLDAFVAGIGTGGTITGAGKVLKEKYPDIKIYAIEPEESPVLSGGDPGPHKIQGIGAGFVPGILNTDIYDEVIKVTKEDSFEAAREAARKDGILGGISSGSAIHVAKQVAKKLGKGKKVVAIIPSNGERYLSTPLYQFDEE, via the coding sequence TTGAGAATCGTAAATAACGTAAGCGAATTAGTCGGGCAAACTCCATTGGTCAAACTGAACGGAAGCGCAGAGGAAGACAGTGCAGAAATTTATCTGAAACTGGAATACATGAATCCGGGCAGTTCCGTTAAAGATCGTATTGCTCTTTCCATGATTGAAGAAGCTGAAAAAGACGGAAGTCTCAAAAATGGAGATACCATTGTAGAACCGACGAGCGGGAATACGGGGATCGGCCTAGCTATGATCGCAGCGGCTAAAGGTTACAACGCGATACTCGTTATGCCGGACACGATGAGTCAAGAACGTCGCAATCTACTGCGTGCCTATGGAGCAGAACTCGTTCTCACTCCAGGGAGTGAAGGGATGAAAGGTGCCATTAAAAAGGCAGCAGAACTTCAAGAGCAGAAGGGCTATTTTATGCCTCAACAGTTCAACAATGAAGCGAACCCACTCATTCACGAAAAAACAACTGGGCCTGAAATTGTAGAGCAGATGGGTGACCAACTGGACGCATTCGTTGCGGGTATCGGCACAGGTGGAACCATTACGGGCGCAGGTAAAGTATTAAAGGAGAAATACCCGGATATTAAAATTTATGCGATTGAACCGGAAGAATCCCCGGTCTTATCCGGTGGAGATCCTGGGCCGCATAAGATCCAAGGAATCGGAGCAGGTTTTGTGCCTGGTATCTTGAATACAGATATCTATGATGAAGTCATTAAAGTGACGAAAGAAGATTCGTTCGAAGCTGCAAGAGAAGCCGCTAGAAAGGATGGCATTCTGGGAGGAATCTCTTCCGGATCCGCGATCCATGTGGCGAAGCAGGTGGCCAAAAAGCTTGGTAAAGGGAAGAAAGTTGTAGCGATCATTCCTAGTAATGGTGAGCGTTATCTATCTACTCCACTTTATCAGTTCGACGAAGAATAA
- the hslO gene encoding Hsp33 family molecular chaperone HslO: MSDYLVRAIGFDGQVRAYAIQSTETVEEARRRQDTWATTSAALGRTLTISGMMGAMLKGNDKLTVKVEGDGPAGAIIADANAKGEVRGYIKNPHVDFESNAQGKLDVARAVGTSGTLSIVKDLGMKDHFTGQVPLVSGELSEDFTYYFANSEQVPSAVGAGVLVDTDYSILAAGGFIVQMMPGADDETTSQIEKRLSEMPAISSLVRDGKTPEEILHTVLGEENVRVLDTVPVKFQCHCSRERVEMAIASLGDEEIERMINEDQGAEAKCHFCNEDYQFNVEDLKELQSQDADSTS, from the coding sequence ATGTCAGATTATTTAGTGCGTGCCATAGGTTTCGATGGACAGGTCAGGGCTTATGCCATTCAGTCAACAGAAACAGTCGAAGAGGCTAGACGCAGACAAGATACGTGGGCAACGACTTCAGCAGCACTAGGACGTACGTTAACCATCAGCGGTATGATGGGAGCGATGCTTAAGGGCAATGATAAGCTCACAGTGAAGGTTGAAGGAGATGGCCCAGCCGGCGCCATTATCGCAGATGCCAACGCTAAAGGGGAAGTTCGTGGATACATCAAAAACCCTCATGTTGATTTTGAATCCAATGCCCAAGGGAAGTTGGATGTGGCCCGAGCAGTTGGAACGTCAGGGACGTTGAGTATCGTGAAGGACTTGGGGATGAAAGACCATTTTACAGGTCAAGTTCCACTGGTTTCTGGTGAGCTCAGTGAAGATTTCACTTATTACTTTGCAAATTCTGAGCAAGTGCCTTCGGCTGTTGGAGCTGGAGTGCTTGTAGATACGGACTACTCCATTCTTGCTGCCGGGGGATTTATAGTGCAAATGATGCCGGGTGCTGATGATGAGACGACGAGCCAAATTGAAAAGAGACTTTCAGAAATGCCTGCGATTTCTTCTCTCGTACGCGACGGCAAAACGCCTGAAGAAATTCTGCACACAGTCCTTGGAGAAGAAAATGTCCGTGTGCTGGACACGGTTCCCGTTAAATTTCAGTGCCACTGTTCACGAGAGCGCGTGGAAATGGCCATTGCGAGCCTCGGTGACGAAGAAATAGAGCGAATGATCAATGAGGATCAGGGAGCAGAAGCAAAGTGCCACTTCTGTAATGAAGATTACCAGTTCAACGTAGAGGACTTAAAGGAACTGCAATCTCAAGACGCGGATTCCACATCATAA
- a CDS encoding type III pantothenate kinase: MNFVLDVGNTNTVLGVFENNSLKYQWRIKTDRHKTEDEFGMLIKSLFDHEGLRFEDMDGVIISSVVPPIMFALDRMSRYYFKKQPMIIGEGMVDHGLPMKYPNPNEIGADRVVNAVGAIDEYPLPLVIIDFGTATTYCYINAEGEYLGGAIAPGVNISMEALYAKAAKLPKIEIKSPEHVIGQSTVEAMQSGVYYGYVGQVDEVVRRMKETSEQPPTVIATGGLANLIAGQSRTIDHVDPYLTLKGLHKIYQRNKEKKAFKGE; this comes from the coding sequence ATGAATTTTGTCCTTGATGTGGGAAATACCAATACTGTGTTAGGCGTATTTGAAAATAACTCTTTGAAGTATCAGTGGAGGATCAAAACCGATCGTCATAAAACAGAAGATGAGTTTGGAATGTTGATTAAATCACTCTTCGATCACGAAGGGTTGCGTTTTGAAGATATGGATGGTGTCATTATTTCGTCCGTCGTACCACCTATTATGTTTGCACTTGATCGTATGTCTCGGTATTATTTTAAAAAGCAACCGATGATCATAGGTGAGGGAATGGTGGATCATGGATTGCCGATGAAATACCCCAACCCGAATGAAATTGGAGCAGATCGAGTGGTCAATGCGGTAGGTGCCATTGATGAGTATCCTCTTCCTTTAGTCATCATCGACTTTGGAACAGCCACAACTTATTGTTATATTAATGCTGAAGGGGAATACCTTGGCGGTGCCATTGCCCCAGGGGTCAATATCTCTATGGAAGCTCTATACGCAAAAGCAGCCAAACTTCCAAAAATCGAAATTAAGAGTCCGGAACATGTAATCGGTCAAAGTACAGTCGAAGCCATGCAGTCCGGCGTCTACTATGGATATGTAGGTCAGGTCGATGAAGTCGTGCGTCGTATGAAGGAAACATCCGAACAGCCACCGACAGTTATCGCTACAGGTGGTCTTGCCAATTTAATCGCCGGTCAATCAAGGACGATCGATCATGTCGATCCTTACTTGACGTTGAAAGGTCTTCATAAGATATATCAAAGGAATAAAGAGAAAAAAGCGTTTAAAGGAGAATGA
- the ftsH gene encoding ATP-dependent zinc metalloprotease FtsH has protein sequence MNRIFRNTIFYLLIFLVVIGVVGLFRGQGDPQTEYNVNEFYNKLNNGEIHEMTIQPVNGVIRVTGQEQGAEEGETFVAQLPANDEVIAQITQTAQEQSNLTVEQEEQPSAWVTFLTSIIPFVIIFILFFFLLNQAQGGGSRVMNFGKSKAKMYSEEKKKVRFKDVAGADEEKQELVEVVDFLKDPRKFSAVGARIPKGVLLVGPPGTGKTLLARAVAGEAGVPFFSISGSDFVEMFVGVGASRVRDLFENAKKNAPGIIFIDEIDAVGRQRGAGLGGGHDEREQTLNQLLVEMDGFGVNEGIIIIAATNRPDILDPALLRPGRFDRQITVDRPDVKGREAVLAVHAKNKPLSENVDLKTIALRTPGFSGADLENLLNEAALVAARGDKKKVDMDDVDEAIDRVIAGPAKKSRVISKKERDIVAHHESGHTVIGMVLDDADMVHKVTIVPRGQAGGYAVMLPKEDRYFMTKPELFDKITGLLGGRVAEEIIFGEVSTGAHNDFQRATSIARKMVTEYGMSEKLGPLQFGSNSGGQVFLGRDIQNEQNYSDQIAYEIDQEVKNFIQYCYDRAKTILTENKDKLELIAKTLLDVETLDATQIRSLFDKGRLPTDEELEEIAREHNAKIKNNTSSNNEDVRVTIQSKEDEQKEETETHEETKEEKKEEGPSDSEDRRS, from the coding sequence ATGAACCGGATCTTTCGTAATACCATATTTTACTTACTTATCTTCCTCGTGGTTATCGGCGTGGTCGGTCTATTCCGAGGTCAAGGTGATCCGCAAACAGAATATAATGTCAATGAATTCTACAATAAATTGAATAATGGTGAAATCCATGAAATGACGATTCAGCCTGTCAATGGGGTGATTCGTGTAACTGGTCAAGAGCAGGGAGCGGAAGAGGGCGAAACTTTCGTCGCGCAACTTCCAGCTAATGATGAAGTCATTGCTCAAATTACTCAGACAGCTCAAGAACAGAGTAATCTGACTGTTGAGCAGGAAGAGCAGCCCAGCGCATGGGTGACTTTCCTGACGTCCATCATCCCGTTCGTCATTATCTTTATTTTGTTCTTCTTCTTGCTTAACCAGGCGCAGGGCGGCGGAAGCCGTGTCATGAACTTCGGTAAGAGTAAGGCGAAGATGTATTCAGAAGAGAAGAAGAAAGTGCGTTTCAAAGATGTTGCCGGAGCGGATGAAGAGAAGCAGGAACTTGTTGAGGTCGTTGACTTCCTAAAAGATCCTCGTAAATTCTCTGCTGTCGGTGCCCGTATTCCTAAGGGTGTCCTATTAGTTGGACCTCCAGGTACAGGTAAAACATTGCTTGCACGTGCGGTAGCTGGTGAAGCGGGAGTACCATTCTTCTCCATCAGTGGTTCTGACTTCGTTGAAATGTTCGTCGGTGTCGGTGCATCCCGTGTCCGTGACTTGTTTGAAAATGCGAAAAAGAACGCTCCAGGCATCATCTTCATTGATGAAATTGATGCTGTAGGTCGTCAACGTGGAGCTGGTCTTGGCGGAGGTCACGATGAGCGTGAACAAACGTTGAACCAATTGCTTGTTGAAATGGACGGTTTCGGTGTCAATGAAGGAATCATCATCATCGCTGCGACTAACCGTCCGGACATCCTGGACCCAGCCCTTCTACGTCCGGGTCGTTTCGACCGTCAAATCACAGTCGATCGTCCAGATGTCAAAGGCCGTGAAGCGGTACTTGCTGTACACGCGAAGAACAAGCCGTTGTCTGAGAATGTCGACTTGAAGACGATTGCACTACGTACACCAGGTTTTTCTGGTGCCGACTTGGAAAACTTATTGAACGAAGCCGCTCTTGTAGCAGCACGTGGAGATAAGAAGAAAGTCGACATGGATGACGTAGATGAAGCGATTGACCGTGTCATCGCGGGGCCAGCCAAGAAGAGCCGCGTTATTTCTAAGAAAGAACGCGATATTGTGGCCCACCACGAGAGTGGACACACGGTGATCGGTATGGTGCTTGATGATGCGGACATGGTTCATAAAGTTACAATTGTTCCTCGTGGGCAGGCGGGTGGATATGCCGTCATGCTTCCTAAGGAAGATCGTTACTTTATGACGAAACCAGAATTGTTCGATAAGATTACAGGATTACTCGGTGGTCGTGTAGCCGAAGAAATCATCTTTGGTGAAGTAAGTACTGGAGCTCACAATGACTTCCAGCGTGCAACCAGCATTGCACGCAAAATGGTCACAGAGTATGGCATGAGTGAAAAGCTCGGTCCGCTTCAGTTCGGTTCTAATTCTGGCGGTCAGGTCTTCCTTGGACGTGACATCCAGAACGAACAAAACTACAGTGATCAGATCGCTTATGAAATCGATCAGGAAGTGAAGAACTTCATTCAGTACTGCTACGATCGTGCGAAAACGATCCTTACTGAAAATAAAGATAAGCTTGAGTTGATCGCGAAGACACTATTAGATGTCGAAACACTAGATGCAACTCAAATCCGTTCTCTATTTGATAAAGGTCGTCTTCCGACGGATGAAGAGCTTGAAGAAATCGCACGTGAACACAATGCGAAAATCAAGAACAACACGTCTTCCAACAATGAGGATGTCCGTGTGACTATTCAATCCAAAGAAGATGAACAAAAAGAAGAGACGGAGACTCATGAAGAAACGAAGGAAGAAAAGAAAGAGGAAGGTCCATCTGATTCAGAGGATCGTCGTTCTTAA
- the hpt gene encoding hypoxanthine phosphoribosyltransferase, producing MHNEIEKVLISEEEIQAKCKELGAELSKEYEDRFPLAIGVLKGALPFMTDLLKRMETHLEMDFMDVSSYHGGMESSGEVKIVKDLDTKVEGRDILIIEDIIDSGRTLAYLVDLFKYRKAKSIKIVTLLDKPTGRSADIKADTVGFEVPDEFVVGYGLDYEEKYRNLPYVGVLKPEVYGG from the coding sequence ATGCATAACGAAATTGAAAAGGTCTTGATTTCTGAAGAGGAAATTCAGGCAAAGTGTAAAGAGCTGGGAGCGGAACTTTCGAAAGAATATGAAGATCGTTTTCCTTTGGCGATCGGGGTATTGAAAGGCGCCCTTCCGTTTATGACTGATTTGCTGAAACGCATGGAAACTCATTTGGAAATGGATTTCATGGATGTTTCCAGCTATCACGGAGGTATGGAATCTTCAGGAGAAGTCAAAATTGTTAAAGACCTTGATACGAAGGTTGAGGGTCGCGACATTTTGATCATTGAAGATATTATCGATAGTGGTCGAACACTTGCCTATCTTGTCGACTTATTCAAGTACCGCAAAGCAAAGTCCATTAAAATCGTTACCCTGCTTGATAAACCGACGGGACGAAGCGCGGATATTAAAGCAGATACAGTTGGGTTCGAAGTTCCTGATGAATTCGTTGTCGGGTATGGCTTGGACTATGAAGAAAAGTATCGTAACCTTCCGTACGTCGGAGTGTTGAAGCCTGAAGTTTATGGAGGCTGA
- the tilS gene encoding tRNA lysidine(34) synthetase TilS, with protein sequence MDHAVHTFISKHQMIQPHQTLLVAVSGGPDSVALLHVLCAMKQKLSLRLIVLSVDHQLRGEESQADLRFVENMCEEWGVEFVGTTVDVPSYKKDTGKGTQEAARELRYAFFEKMMYAYEADALVMGHHGDDQAETILMQLMRSARPEAVQGMPATRPFACGKIIRPLLTASKDQIASYLKDQSLEVRMDPSNEETEYTRNAIRQHLMPFIKESNPQFHKHMQVWSERAREERSYINEQAQKVLETVHFSSNVEKFVQLSKQTFKTFPLALQRTAFHLILNYLYVNQNEDISYLHEEMFMNLLNDEKPNASLDFPEGLKIIRAYDDITFSFSKEEEWKGYSYTLDMGEELHLPDGAQIRADWFSGDGTEDAHTYLCDSHHVKLPLVVRTRREGDRMHLRGMNGSKKVKDIFIDQKIPARLRPTWPIVTDQAGKILWVVGLKKGGERTSLSSGSWLRLHYKNKADT encoded by the coding sequence ATGGATCATGCTGTTCATACCTTCATTTCGAAACACCAAATGATCCAGCCGCATCAGACCCTATTGGTGGCTGTGTCCGGGGGGCCGGATTCGGTCGCTCTTTTGCATGTTCTGTGTGCTATGAAACAAAAGCTTTCTCTTCGTTTGATTGTCCTTTCTGTCGATCATCAATTGAGAGGAGAGGAATCTCAAGCAGACCTTCGTTTTGTTGAGAACATGTGCGAAGAATGGGGCGTCGAATTTGTTGGAACTACTGTGGATGTCCCTTCGTATAAGAAAGATACCGGTAAAGGCACGCAGGAAGCTGCGAGGGAATTGAGGTACGCGTTCTTTGAAAAGATGATGTATGCCTATGAAGCGGATGCACTTGTTATGGGGCATCACGGTGACGATCAGGCAGAAACGATACTGATGCAGCTTATGCGCAGTGCACGACCGGAAGCGGTTCAGGGCATGCCTGCTACAAGGCCTTTCGCTTGTGGTAAGATCATTCGCCCGCTCCTTACGGCTTCCAAAGATCAAATCGCTTCTTATCTGAAAGATCAATCCTTAGAGGTGAGGATGGATCCGTCCAATGAGGAAACCGAGTACACACGTAATGCGATCAGGCAGCACCTCATGCCTTTTATAAAAGAAAGCAACCCCCAATTTCATAAGCATATGCAGGTGTGGAGCGAGAGAGCGAGAGAAGAAAGATCATACATAAATGAGCAGGCCCAAAAAGTCTTGGAAACTGTCCATTTTTCTTCAAATGTTGAGAAATTCGTACAATTATCAAAACAAACTTTCAAAACATTCCCGCTTGCTTTACAAAGGACAGCCTTTCATCTAATATTGAACTATCTGTATGTGAACCAAAACGAAGACATTTCTTACTTGCATGAAGAAATGTTCATGAACCTTTTAAATGATGAAAAACCGAATGCTTCCCTGGACTTTCCGGAAGGGTTAAAGATCATCCGTGCCTATGATGACATCACTTTTTCTTTTTCAAAAGAAGAAGAATGGAAGGGGTACTCCTACACACTCGACATGGGGGAGGAGCTTCACCTTCCTGATGGAGCACAAATCAGGGCGGATTGGTTCAGCGGAGACGGTACAGAGGATGCTCATACGTATCTATGTGATTCGCATCACGTAAAACTCCCACTTGTCGTTCGTACGAGGCGGGAGGGAGATCGTATGCATCTGAGAGGGATGAACGGCTCGAAAAAAGTAAAAGATATTTTTATCGACCAAAAGATCCCGGCCCGTCTGCGCCCTACCTGGCCGATCGTTACAGATCAAGCAGGGAAGATCCTTTGGGTGGTTGGTTTGAAAAAAGGCGGGGAGCGTACTAGCCTTTCATCAGGTTCATGGCTTCGGTTACATTATAAAAACAAAGCAGACACGTAG